A region of Solanum dulcamara chromosome 7, daSolDulc1.2, whole genome shotgun sequence DNA encodes the following proteins:
- the LOC129894680 gene encoding uncharacterized protein LOC129894680, protein MARCYNLASTANVLQYQHQTMKIAFQMLESLKDIFKEKNHAAKKTPMKALLITKMDEESSIREHVLKMMSYLNELEIHGATIDNEYQKLLNELTVEESIIKQQALSVAFMVDKPIASSSKPVKAQKKKKKIC, encoded by the exons ATGGCAAGATGCTACAATCTTGCCTCCACGGCGAATGTCTTGCAGTATCAGCATCAAACCATGAAAATTGCTTTCCAAATGCTCGAATCTCTCAAAGATATATTCAAAGAGAAGAATCATGCTGCAAAGAAGACTCCCATGAAAGCCCTTTTGATCACCAAAATGGATGAAGAATCTTCTATCAGGGAACATGTATTGAAGATGATGAGTTATTTGAATGAGCTGGAGATACATGGTGCTACCATTGATAATGAATATCAG AAATTATTGAATGAACTGACAGTGGAAGAATCTATTATCAAACAACAAGCTCTTTCTGTGGCATTCATGGTGGACAAACCTATCGCTTCCTCTTCTAAGCCAGTAAAAgcccaaaagaaaaagaagaagatctGCTAG